The Niastella koreensis GR20-10 genome includes a window with the following:
- a CDS encoding PKD domain-containing protein: MENKKIQLAYLDEKVILTMIIVALLGLIITGFKYKNYEHCFDFHIKAKANFYRTDEPIHFETDALYAKEFQWDFGDNENSETNISSVVHAFNSPGEYTVALTINGTCTEYKTIYITRAPKLENPLLLPRFICPQQAEVGKAVTFQDTTPGAHSWEWRFGETAVIDATASTASYVYKTPGLKTISLVLNNDPKQLGVCKVYVNDKAVAPSRSNAHTPRSSGPSFVIVPARPQAPPLEEQNHPQPAVTEPPKPQGVNISKQELETKLRGVVNNYLTPENFSQYFCNNLNVPVSLNGTEITFTQFCTKLSSIKNDKKIKQLNVQQIKSSETNCLIGLNVSLKMKQGFLGIF; this comes from the coding sequence ATGGAAAATAAAAAAATACAGCTGGCTTATCTCGACGAAAAGGTAATTCTCACCATGATTATTGTGGCCTTGCTGGGTTTAATAATCACCGGGTTTAAATACAAGAACTACGAACATTGTTTCGATTTTCATATAAAGGCAAAGGCGAATTTTTACCGAACGGACGAGCCCATCCATTTTGAGACCGATGCCCTGTACGCAAAGGAATTTCAGTGGGATTTTGGCGATAACGAGAACAGTGAAACCAACATCAGTTCGGTGGTGCATGCCTTCAATTCGCCCGGCGAGTATACCGTGGCTTTAACCATCAATGGCACCTGCACGGAGTACAAAACAATTTATATTACCCGGGCGCCCAAACTGGAAAACCCGCTGCTGCTGCCGCGGTTTATTTGTCCGCAGCAGGCAGAAGTGGGTAAAGCCGTTACCTTCCAGGATACCACCCCCGGCGCTCACAGCTGGGAATGGCGTTTTGGCGAAACCGCCGTTATTGACGCTACCGCTTCCACTGCCAGTTACGTATATAAAACCCCGGGCTTAAAAACCATTTCCCTGGTGTTGAACAACGACCCCAAACAACTGGGAGTTTGTAAAGTATATGTGAACGATAAGGCCGTGGCGCCATCCAGATCAAATGCCCACACGCCCCGTTCATCGGGCCCTTCTTTTGTAATTGTGCCGGCCAGGCCACAGGCGCCGCCGTTGGAAGAACAAAATCATCCGCAGCCTGCAGTTACTGAGCCACCCAAACCGCAGGGCGTAAACATCAGCAAACAGGAACTGGAGACCAAATTGCGCGGCGTGGTAAACAATTATTTAACACCAGAAAACTTCTCGCAATATTTCTGTAACAACCTGAATGTGCCCGTAAGTCTAAATGGCACAGAGATCACGTTTACTCAATTCTGCACCAAACTCAGCTCTATCAAAAACGATAAGAAAATAAAACAACTGAACGTACAACAAATAAAAAGCAGTGAAACCAACTGCCTCATTGGATTAAACGTGAGCCTTAAAATGAAACAAGGGTTCTTAGGAATATTTTGA
- a CDS encoding C40 family peptidase: MQIFQYRFPVSPLTITGWFCLVVFLTACSSSRKSTNRYETIVVKPADPALAPANASAERKMFIKYGAYLKIDPDSLSNYTLYAFIDKWMKTPYKYGGNDENGIDCSGFIQRLLNDVYNIQVPRTSAQQFFTKNVEPFHGKNYFSEGDLVFFCTVPGQPISHVGMFLHNQYFINASTSSGVSIANLDDPYWKKRFVAAGRVRIKSQSTISNRH; this comes from the coding sequence ATGCAAATATTTCAATATAGATTCCCGGTTTCCCCACTTACCATTACGGGCTGGTTTTGCCTGGTAGTGTTCCTGACGGCCTGTTCCAGTTCGCGTAAATCAACCAACCGGTACGAGACCATTGTGGTGAAGCCCGCCGATCCGGCTTTGGCGCCTGCCAATGCCAGTGCCGAGCGGAAAATGTTCATCAAATACGGCGCATACCTGAAAATCGATCCAGACAGTCTTAGCAACTATACCTTGTACGCCTTTATTGATAAATGGATGAAAACGCCTTATAAGTACGGCGGCAATGATGAAAATGGCATCGATTGCTCGGGTTTTATACAGCGTTTGCTTAACGATGTATACAACATCCAGGTTCCCCGCACCTCCGCGCAACAGTTCTTTACAAAAAATGTGGAGCCTTTTCATGGTAAAAATTATTTTTCTGAGGGCGACCTGGTTTTCTTTTGTACGGTTCCCGGCCAGCCTATCTCCCATGTTGGGATGTTTCTGCACAACCAGTATTTCATCAATGCCTCTACTTCCAGCGGCGTAAGCATTGCCAACCTCGATGATCCTTACTGGAAAAAACGCTTTGTGGCTGCCGGAAGAGTGCGAATCAAAAGCCAATCGACAATAAGCAATAGACATTAG
- the tssO gene encoding type VI secretion system TssO has translation MPSVLNHKERNRAFLKFLFFFIISVWLIVGAIYFDMRIPYKENDVLREQVTRYRNQTIAQEKFVSSMDQAKMLIDSLKQPGVNSMYLNQQIAAKLRELTDLQYKDSSMYSRMNKNVLDLYLRYQDATNKVVSMGDLPKQLDDYKSKFEQTQRDLDQARRDIDLLRRASTAGGF, from the coding sequence ATGCCCAGCGTATTAAACCATAAGGAAAGAAACCGCGCATTTTTAAAGTTCCTGTTCTTTTTCATCATCTCCGTATGGCTTATTGTTGGAGCCATCTACTTCGATATGCGCATTCCCTACAAGGAAAACGATGTATTGCGCGAACAGGTTACCCGCTACCGCAACCAAACCATTGCCCAGGAGAAATTTGTAAGCAGTATGGACCAGGCCAAGATGCTGATAGATTCCCTGAAACAACCCGGCGTAAACAGTATGTACCTGAACCAGCAGATAGCCGCCAAATTGCGTGAACTCACCGACCTGCAGTATAAGGACAGCAGCATGTACAGCCGTATGAATAAAAATGTGCTCGATCTGTACCTGCGCTACCAGGATGCTACCAATAAAGTGGTGAGCATGGGCGATTTGCCCAAACAGCTGGATGATTATAAAAGCAAGTTTGAACAAACCCAGCGCGACCTGGACCAGGCACGCCGTGACATCGATCTGTTAAGGAGAGCCAGTACTGCAGGAGGTTTTTAA
- a CDS encoding TssN family type VI secretion system protein, which yields MLSPELNRLLLYLGISLVSFSAIIGIFAKKIRNSFKPFSKRAIWYLLISVAVFALTGLFIAAGFFSNYNRYFIFFQILFLLYGGLHIYMMQRKMDWGKDKQSFWPDLIFTVLIALAGAICFMLTYRWVNREGLEIPMMWSTIFFIIPLFVWHTFLTALAIPPKVLNQWYYPVHDPMEDPEESKLKNMLLISFEFQKNGQDSFFTNFRAKAPVDMELGELFYYFINDYNERHPQGQILYSSGVGKPHGWMFYKKPKWYTILTTYMDADKTIFLNRIRENDVIVCSRIIEN from the coding sequence ATGCTTTCACCTGAACTTAACAGATTGTTATTGTACCTGGGAATAAGCCTGGTGAGCTTTTCAGCGATCATAGGCATATTCGCCAAAAAAATACGTAACAGTTTTAAACCATTCAGCAAAAGGGCTATCTGGTATCTGTTGATTTCTGTGGCGGTATTTGCATTGACCGGTCTATTCATTGCAGCCGGCTTTTTTTCTAACTACAACAGGTACTTTATTTTCTTCCAGATTTTATTCCTGCTATATGGCGGTTTGCATATTTATATGATGCAACGAAAAATGGATTGGGGTAAAGACAAGCAATCTTTCTGGCCCGATCTTATTTTCACGGTATTGATCGCGTTGGCCGGCGCCATTTGTTTTATGCTTACGTACCGCTGGGTAAACCGGGAGGGGTTGGAAATACCAATGATGTGGTCGACCATATTTTTTATTATTCCCCTGTTTGTATGGCACACCTTCCTGACCGCCCTGGCCATTCCGCCCAAAGTATTGAACCAATGGTATTACCCGGTGCATGACCCCATGGAAGATCCCGAAGAAAGCAAGCTGAAAAATATGTTGCTCATCAGCTTTGAATTTCAAAAGAACGGGCAGGATTCGTTCTTCACCAACTTCAGGGCCAAAGCGCCTGTAGATATGGAACTGGGTGAACTGTTCTATTATTTCATCAACGATTACAATGAGCGGCATCCGCAGGGACAGATACTTTATTCAAGCGGTGTAGGCAAACCACATGGCTGGATGTTTTACAAAAAACCAAAATGGTATACCATACTAACCACCTACATGGATGCAGATAAAACCATTTTCCTGAATCGCATCAGGGAAAATGATGTAATAGTGTGCAGCCGTATAATTGAAAACTAA
- a CDS encoding type VI secretion system baseplate subunit TssF codes for MENREQIKNRMMKTAARLWGYPEDETESSFDPLVNVLFSATALELEKLSNEIHASRARLLERMVQLLSPEVLCGPLPAHGILSARSIDETSWLKADDQFYTSQKRGGNYEDQSGASGYRDFYFTPTGNFQLNTATVSYLATGHQLFRYREMVSKEVITHCLPGKELEQRVLWIGLTGSRIKLHNTQYYFELRNEVNKELFYKNLADARWFYGDEEMEVVPGYNQDNISGEHLDIEQLLIRKNTASWKLKEFVNAYYKPRFITIRHRDKTVGEPGGWPMALQQVFDKKELQSLQADNVHWIKIQFPENIATSVLQDVVCHINCFPVINGRLHETLHHMHDILNIVPLYINDTFFDLHEITDQDNHIYNIRALEKNAREKLTVILRQGGVGRFDERDATMIIENIVQLLSDESAAFSVLGRDFLSGELKQLQTIIYKLEQQMITRELNREYTPFLVVRKDDKAKLNNLTISYWSTAAEQGNDIKAGTTLQSYKTSSLYQGNCTLITTTIGGRNRLSASESITAYKSALLSRDRLISLEDIKIFCRLQLGNTAKHIEVKKGVMVPRQVSQGFIRTIDVTIKLSRKDFMDAQEKNQLQYWKESLVLKLASKSAGLTPFRVFIEQEN; via the coding sequence ATGGAAAATCGGGAACAAATAAAGAACCGGATGATGAAAACGGCTGCGCGCCTGTGGGGCTATCCGGAAGATGAAACCGAATCGTCTTTCGACCCGCTGGTGAATGTGCTGTTCTCCGCCACTGCATTGGAACTGGAAAAGCTCTCCAACGAGATCCATGCTTCGCGAGCCCGTTTGCTGGAACGGATGGTGCAGCTATTGTCGCCTGAAGTATTGTGTGGTCCCTTACCGGCGCATGGGATTTTAAGTGCGCGTTCAATTGATGAAACAAGCTGGCTCAAAGCAGACGATCAGTTTTATACCTCACAAAAAAGAGGAGGGAACTATGAAGATCAATCAGGCGCCAGCGGCTACAGAGATTTCTATTTTACGCCAACCGGCAACTTTCAATTAAATACCGCCACCGTTTCTTATCTCGCTACCGGTCATCAATTGTTCCGGTACCGGGAAATGGTGTCCAAAGAAGTGATCACGCATTGTTTACCGGGCAAAGAACTGGAGCAACGGGTACTTTGGATCGGGCTTACCGGTAGCCGCATTAAGCTGCATAACACCCAATATTATTTTGAGCTCAGGAATGAAGTAAATAAAGAACTGTTCTATAAAAACCTGGCCGACGCCCGCTGGTTTTATGGCGATGAAGAAATGGAAGTTGTGCCCGGTTATAACCAGGACAATATCAGCGGTGAGCACCTGGACATTGAGCAGTTGTTGATAAGAAAGAATACCGCCTCCTGGAAATTAAAGGAGTTTGTAAATGCCTATTACAAACCCAGGTTCATTACTATCCGCCATCGCGATAAAACAGTTGGGGAGCCTGGTGGCTGGCCAATGGCATTACAACAGGTATTTGATAAAAAAGAATTGCAATCGCTACAGGCCGACAACGTTCACTGGATAAAGATTCAATTCCCTGAAAATATTGCTACTTCCGTATTACAGGATGTGGTGTGCCATATCAATTGCTTTCCTGTTATCAACGGCAGGCTGCACGAAACGCTGCACCACATGCACGACATCCTGAATATTGTGCCCCTGTATATCAATGATACTTTCTTTGACCTGCACGAGATCACCGACCAGGATAATCATATTTATAATATTCGTGCATTGGAGAAAAATGCCCGGGAAAAACTAACGGTGATCCTGCGCCAGGGTGGAGTAGGGCGCTTTGATGAACGCGACGCTACCATGATCATCGAGAACATTGTTCAGTTGCTGAGCGATGAAAGCGCTGCCTTCTCGGTGCTGGGCCGGGATTTTTTGTCGGGCGAATTAAAGCAGTTGCAAACGATCATTTACAAGCTGGAACAGCAAATGATCACCCGCGAACTGAACCGCGAGTACACCCCCTTCCTGGTGGTGCGAAAAGACGACAAGGCAAAACTGAATAACCTTACCATCTCCTACTGGAGCACTGCGGCTGAACAGGGAAACGATATAAAGGCAGGCACCACGCTGCAATCGTATAAAACATCCAGTTTATACCAGGGTAATTGTACGCTGATCACCACCACCATTGGCGGCCGCAACCGGTTAAGCGCCTCGGAAAGCATTACAGCGTATAAATCGGCCCTGTTATCGCGGGACAGGTTGATCAGCCTCGAGGACATAAAGATCTTCTGCCGTTTGCAATTGGGCAATACGGCCAAACATATTGAAGTAAAGAAAGGCGTGATGGTGCCGCGCCAGGTATCGCAGGGTTTTATCCGAACCATAGACGTTACCATTAAACTGAGCCGGAAAGACTTTATGGATGCGCAGGAGAAAAACCAGCTGCAGTACTGGAAGGAAAGTTTAGTGCTGAAGTTGGCTTCCAAATCAGCCGGATTGACTCCGTTTAGAGTATTTATAGAACAAGAGAATTAA
- a CDS encoding GPW/gp25 family protein — protein MRLKYYTLPLDPDLLMQKKEHPGCSLKQSVGHHLHLIITTAFGEMQSDVDFGNSIWDHDFDNLTARTRQQEWMKESLLQAIRKHEKRLDAIKVDVLVKQEEVNALSTERRVKKRLDINISARLTATSEDITFRDSFFVSPLSYS, from the coding sequence ATGCGGCTTAAGTATTATACCTTACCATTGGATCCCGACTTGCTGATGCAAAAGAAAGAGCATCCTGGTTGTTCCTTAAAACAATCTGTAGGCCATCACCTGCATCTTATTATTACCACCGCATTTGGCGAAATGCAAAGTGATGTTGACTTTGGCAATTCCATCTGGGACCATGATTTTGATAATCTTACTGCCCGCACCCGGCAACAGGAATGGATGAAAGAATCCCTGTTACAGGCCATTCGCAAACATGAAAAAAGACTGGATGCCATTAAAGTAGATGTACTGGTTAAACAGGAAGAAGTAAACGCACTATCTACAGAACGACGCGTTAAAAAACGCCTCGATATTAATATTTCCGCCCGACTCACGGCTACAAGCGAAGACATTACTTTCCGCGACAGCTTTTTTGTGAGCCCGTTATCATATAGTTAA
- a CDS encoding LysE family translocator encodes MIPVSDLLLFALAAFGLVISPGPNMIYLISRSITQGRKAGLISLAGVICGFLFHILMVSFSLTAVLFTIPYAYTVLKTAGVVYLLYLAWQAVKPGSKNVFEPRTDLKPDKPGKLFRMGFLTNVLNPKVAVFYLSFFPQFIKPAYGSVFTQSLTLGIVQIMVSFTINFIIVLVAAKVARWFSANPKWIRVQKWFMASVLTGLAAKMALDKAK; translated from the coding sequence ATGATTCCTGTAAGCGATCTCCTGCTTTTTGCACTTGCTGCATTCGGACTGGTAATCAGTCCGGGCCCGAATATGATCTATCTGATCTCGCGTTCCATTACCCAGGGGCGCAAGGCCGGACTTATTTCCTTAGCAGGTGTTATTTGCGGTTTCCTGTTTCATATTCTGATGGTGTCGTTTAGTTTAACCGCCGTGTTGTTTACTATCCCGTATGCGTATACTGTTTTGAAAACCGCTGGGGTGGTTTACCTGCTGTACCTGGCCTGGCAGGCTGTAAAACCAGGCAGTAAAAATGTATTTGAACCGCGCACCGATCTTAAACCCGACAAGCCAGGGAAGTTATTCCGTATGGGCTTTTTAACCAATGTACTCAATCCCAAAGTAGCAGTCTTCTATTTATCCTTCTTCCCGCAATTTATAAAACCTGCTTACGGTTCCGTGTTCACGCAAAGTTTAACGCTGGGCATTGTACAGATCATGGTAAGCTTTACCATCAACTTCATCATTGTGCTGGTGGCCGCCAAAGTAGCCAGGTGGTTCTCGGCCAATCCCAAATGGATCCGGGTACAAAAATGGTTTATGGCAAGTGTACTTACCGGACTAGCCGCTAAAATGGCCTTAGATAAAGCAAAGTGA
- a CDS encoding DUF5686 and carboxypeptidase regulatory-like domain-containing protein: MNRTILLLFLIAFTSACTQGQSYKVHGKITNTRLEPLAFASVQVKEWKHGVVTKEDGTYELQLDPGKYDLVVSMVGYKSQVLTIIVQKSDYLQNIIMEPDDSKGLSEVVVKGKSRDRSEEIIRNVIRRKDSIQSAAGPYSCTVYIKAVQEDSLKIKGKKKPVRNDTMTVLNPDNPHPELDRMAMAEIVLQLDRSAQNSMEKRLGVTRRGNTEGLFYTSTTQGDFNFYNNLIKTRALSETPFLSPISYSGLLAYRFKLIRTEHQGTRKLFVISIKPRQVSNATVEGEITIADSLWVIMHTQLKFPAYHLPEYDFFEVEQQYDLINDSAWMITRQQFTYFSKSNKSKKSGITIATYKDFELHKQFDKKHFGVEVSSTAQEAYEKDSTFWQANRTEPLTEKEVRFIQYKDSIFRARHTKEYLDSLDRVINKITWKKWLWSGQEFNDHEKERHWALPALPQLYQPLQFGGTRIMAMVFYNKRFPNRKGIWIDPNLSYGIRNHDINGSLSVKYLYNPFNRGMLKVSAGRQFALIFQGDAWINQLKRSSVYLNNSLGIGHELELVNGLFLYTDLEFAFRRSVSDYKTNSQVDSLFGNIDALANNHAVAFEPYNATYGTIRLAYTPRQRYIREPREKIILGSAWPTFYTSVRKGIPGIMNSRVNFGYLEFGIEQELKLGLVGISNYSVRTGSFFNTKDLRLVDYKYMRRGDPLLFLNPQEAFQSLDSTFPVFKRFYQGHYLHQFNGALLNKIPLLKKLQLREVAGGGFLIAPERSLRYVETFAGIERVFKWPFSAYSKFKLGVYVVGSAANKFNNPVQFKIGITTWNRTSGKWN, encoded by the coding sequence ATGAACCGAACTATACTATTGCTTTTCCTTATTGCATTCACGTCTGCCTGCACACAGGGACAATCGTATAAAGTTCATGGAAAAATAACAAACACCCGGCTGGAGCCATTGGCATTTGCTTCCGTTCAGGTAAAGGAATGGAAACATGGCGTGGTTACCAAAGAAGACGGTACTTATGAATTACAGTTGGATCCGGGCAAATACGACCTGGTTGTTAGTATGGTCGGATATAAAAGCCAGGTGCTCACCATCATTGTTCAAAAGAGCGATTATTTACAAAACATCATCATGGAACCGGATGACTCCAAAGGACTTTCGGAAGTAGTGGTGAAAGGAAAATCGCGCGACCGCTCAGAAGAGATCATCCGCAATGTAATTCGTCGAAAAGATTCCATTCAATCGGCTGCCGGGCCTTATTCCTGTACGGTATACATTAAAGCCGTTCAGGAAGATTCATTAAAAATAAAGGGAAAGAAAAAGCCGGTAAGAAATGATACAATGACTGTACTAAATCCCGACAATCCTCATCCGGAGCTGGATAGAATGGCCATGGCTGAAATTGTGTTGCAGCTCGATCGGTCGGCACAAAACAGTATGGAAAAACGGCTGGGTGTTACGCGGCGGGGCAATACCGAGGGATTGTTCTATACCTCAACCACACAGGGCGATTTCAACTTCTATAATAATCTCATTAAAACGCGGGCCCTGTCCGAAACACCATTTCTCTCCCCTATCAGTTACAGCGGCCTGCTGGCTTACCGGTTCAAACTGATAAGAACCGAACACCAGGGAACCCGGAAATTATTTGTCATCAGCATAAAACCGCGCCAGGTAAGTAATGCTACCGTAGAAGGGGAAATAACCATCGCAGATAGTTTGTGGGTGATTATGCATACGCAATTAAAATTCCCGGCTTACCATTTGCCTGAATATGACTTTTTTGAAGTAGAACAACAATATGATCTGATCAATGATTCGGCCTGGATGATCACGCGCCAGCAATTTACCTATTTTTCAAAAAGCAATAAATCAAAGAAGTCGGGCATCACCATTGCCACGTATAAGGATTTTGAATTACATAAACAGTTCGATAAAAAACATTTTGGCGTGGAAGTAAGCTCCACGGCTCAGGAGGCCTATGAAAAGGACAGTACCTTTTGGCAGGCCAACAGAACTGAACCCCTGACCGAAAAAGAAGTTCGCTTTATCCAATATAAAGACAGCATTTTCCGCGCCCGGCATACTAAAGAATACCTTGATTCACTGGACAGGGTAATCAACAAGATCACCTGGAAAAAATGGCTCTGGAGCGGTCAGGAGTTTAATGACCATGAAAAGGAACGGCATTGGGCACTGCCAGCCCTGCCCCAATTGTACCAGCCATTACAGTTTGGTGGCACCCGTATAATGGCTATGGTGTTTTATAATAAACGCTTCCCCAACCGCAAAGGTATTTGGATAGATCCCAACCTCAGTTATGGCATTCGCAACCACGATATCAATGGCAGCCTGTCGGTAAAGTACTTATACAATCCCTTTAATCGTGGCATGCTGAAAGTGAGTGCAGGCCGGCAGTTTGCGCTGATCTTCCAGGGCGATGCCTGGATCAACCAGCTCAAACGCAGCAGTGTATACCTCAATAATTCGTTGGGAATTGGCCATGAACTGGAACTGGTAAATGGTTTATTCCTGTATACCGATCTTGAATTTGCATTTCGCCGATCGGTGAGTGATTACAAAACCAATTCGCAGGTAGATAGTTTGTTTGGCAACATCGACGCCCTTGCCAATAATCATGCCGTTGCTTTTGAACCCTACAATGCTACTTACGGAACGATCAGGCTGGCCTATACGCCGCGGCAACGGTATATAAGGGAACCGCGGGAAAAGATCATTCTGGGTTCTGCCTGGCCAACCTTTTATACGAGCGTGCGCAAAGGCATCCCTGGCATTATGAATAGCAGAGTAAACTTCGGTTACCTGGAGTTTGGCATTGAACAGGAGTTAAAACTCGGCCTGGTCGGCATCTCGAATTACAGCGTACGCACAGGCAGTTTCTTCAATACCAAAGATCTGCGGCTGGTTGACTATAAATACATGCGCCGGGGCGATCCTCTTCTTTTTCTGAACCCACAGGAAGCGTTTCAATCGCTGGATTCCACTTTTCCCGTATTCAAAAGGTTTTACCAGGGGCATTACCTGCACCAGTTTAATGGCGCTCTCCTGAATAAAATTCCTTTGCTGAAGAAATTACAGCTGCGTGAGGTGGCTGGTGGCGGCTTTTTGATAGCGCCTGAACGATCATTGCGCTATGTGGAAACCTTTGCCGGCATCGAGCGGGTTTTCAAATGGCCATTTAGTGCATACAGTAAATTTAAATTGGGGGTGTATGTGGTGGGTTCAGCCGCCAATAAGTTCAATAACCCCGTTCAGTTTAAAATAGGCATTACTACCTGGAACCGGACGAGCGGGAAATGGAACTAG
- a CDS encoding ion channel: protein MPLLKQVNPVPKINDDTGFSTTGIINGSRFINKDGTFNLHKKGPFWDRFSIFYTMINLPLWQFICIIVIFFFSINLVYTSIYWLIGADQFTGFISGTPGKIFKELYFFSTETFTTVGYGRVNPVGDMANLVAAVEAMSGFLSFALATGLIYGRFARPRAHVAFSNDAVIIPFKDKTALMFRFVCYKQNHALSDVTVQVNLAMTVSENGEEAKYRYYTLNLERSKIESMPMNWTVVHPIDNESPLAGFTKEDLAANDVEIYVLIRGFNDVYGNTVQQRTSYTYHEILFNRKFIPMYYETPNGTVLELHKLNKHEAVKVPGL from the coding sequence ATGCCTTTACTTAAGCAAGTAAATCCTGTACCCAAAATAAACGACGACACCGGCTTTAGTACCACCGGTATTATCAATGGCAGCCGGTTTATAAACAAAGACGGCACCTTCAACCTGCACAAAAAAGGGCCCTTCTGGGATCGCTTTAGTATTTTTTATACCATGATCAACCTGCCCCTGTGGCAATTCATTTGTATCATAGTCATCTTCTTTTTCAGCATCAATCTTGTTTATACCAGTATTTACTGGCTGATAGGCGCCGACCAGTTCACTGGTTTTATCTCCGGCACGCCCGGTAAAATTTTCAAGGAATTGTATTTTTTCAGTACAGAAACCTTCACAACCGTAGGGTATGGCAGGGTGAACCCGGTGGGTGATATGGCCAACCTGGTAGCGGCTGTGGAAGCTATGAGCGGCTTTTTGTCGTTTGCCCTGGCAACCGGTCTTATTTACGGACGTTTTGCCCGCCCGCGCGCCCATGTGGCATTTAGCAATGATGCTGTTATTATACCGTTCAAAGATAAAACCGCGTTGATGTTCCGGTTTGTATGCTACAAACAAAACCATGCGCTCTCCGATGTAACTGTACAGGTAAACCTGGCCATGACGGTAAGCGAAAACGGTGAGGAGGCCAAATACCGGTATTATACCTTGAACCTGGAACGGAGTAAAATTGAAAGCATGCCCATGAACTGGACGGTAGTACATCCCATTGACAATGAAAGCCCGCTGGCTGGCTTTACCAAGGAAGACCTGGCGGCAAATGACGTGGAGATCTATGTGCTTATCCGTGGATTTAACGACGTATACGGTAATACAGTACAGCAGCGTACTTCTTATACTTACCATGAGATCCTGTTCAACCGCAAATTCATCCCTATGTATTATGAAACACCCAATGGCACCGTGTTGGAATTGCACAAACTCAACAAACATGAAGCGGTTAAGGTTCCTGGTTTATAA
- a CDS encoding YdcF family protein, whose product MINQEAIALAKILWNYHQLHHTLIQSDCILVLGNLDTRTAERGADIYLQGYAPIIIFSGGLGKLTKDMWAETEAELFANIALDRGVPREAIFIENKSTNTGENIQFTQQLLQEKNLNLDSFIVVQKPYMERRSYATFKKHWPDKKLLVTSPLLSFEEYPTNDISVEKLINMMVGDLQRIKFYPEKGFQIYQEIPDDVWEAYGKLVAMGFDKQLMKQ is encoded by the coding sequence ATGATAAACCAGGAAGCCATAGCGCTCGCTAAAATATTATGGAATTATCACCAGTTGCACCACACACTGATACAATCTGATTGTATCCTGGTGCTGGGCAATCTGGACACCCGCACTGCCGAACGCGGCGCCGATATTTACCTGCAGGGGTATGCTCCCATCATCATCTTCTCCGGGGGATTGGGAAAATTGACCAAAGACATGTGGGCCGAAACAGAAGCCGAGCTGTTTGCCAACATCGCTCTCGACAGAGGCGTGCCGCGCGAAGCCATCTTTATTGAGAATAAAAGCACCAATACGGGCGAGAACATTCAGTTCACCCAACAATTATTGCAGGAGAAAAACCTTAACCTGGATAGTTTTATAGTAGTGCAGAAGCCCTATATGGAGCGCCGCAGTTATGCTACGTTTAAAAAACACTGGCCCGATAAGAAACTGCTGGTCACTTCTCCCCTGCTTTCATTTGAAGAATATCCCACCAACGACATCTCCGTTGAAAAGCTCATCAATATGATGGTGGGTGATTTGCAGCGGATAAAATTCTATCCCGAAAAAGGCTTTCAGATCTACCAGGAGATACCGGATGATGTTTGGGAGGCGTACGGGAAACTGGTGGCTATGGGTTTTGATAAACAGTTGATGAAGCAGTGA